AACACCCATGATTGGTCAACAGGGGCATAAAAGTACTCTTTGGGCCCTGCTATGTTGTATGGGAGTATTACCACAGTTGTCCAGGGTACAAAAAAACcggtatatatacaagtgATTCCCCCTTCAATTTCCCCAGCATCCGTTTCAGCCATGTCTCCTTCCAAGTACATTGTCGATACCAACGAAGATTCCCAGGAGTATGATTTTCTGACAATGTCTGTCCCGGTTGTTTCAGTCTCTTTTGAGGAGCTTCTGTTTGGCCCAGACAGTCTGACGGAGTTTCTTCCCCTTCCTAAGGAGTCCCCTATTGACTACTCCTCCATTGAGCCCATTCCCTATGTTCCGGAGAACGGTTCCCAGCTCATTGTCCACTCGACTAACCCCATCTGTGGCAGATCGGAGTTCCAGGACTTCAATCACGAGACCGATCTCTCTTGCACCATGCCTTATGCTGCCCACGATACCCAACTGGCACATGAGCTCCTGTCTCGAATCGCGCGAGACTATGCTAACATTCAATGCGAGTCTGAGTCTGTTCGGGGCAttcttctctccacctATGCCAACCCCTACACCAATCTCTTTGATGTTGCGGTTCAGGAGCAGTCTCacgatgacgatgacaAGCATCTGTATCGGTACACCTGTGGCCGAAAAGACGACATCTACTCCTCTGTGTGGTATCGAAATCTCATTGACGGCAACGAGCGGGATGGTGGAGAGCGGTACTGTTCCCCTTGCAACCAATGGTACAACACTCGAAACCATGCCTGGGCCAACCACATGACTTCGGTTCACGGTATTTCCGCCGTCACCAAAACCATCTATCCTTTCCCCTCGGGTGTCATTCTCGGCAAGTccaacaagctcaagggATGGTGTCCCAAGTGCCAGGAGTTTGTGCATCTATacatcaagaaggtggGAACGGTGTGGACCACCTGGTTCCGACATCAGGACGCTCACATTCGGAAGGAGATGCAGGACCGTCGGGGAGGCAAGATCTGCACCCCCAACAACCGCCGGAACTCCAAGAAGCGATCCTTTGAGGCGGTTGAGGCAGTTGAAGTTGAGGCCGCTGAAGTTGAAAAACCTCTTCCTTCGTCTTCCGTTGACGTTTCCGCTTCAAACGACGTGATCAACTTCGAGTTCTTGCACAAGAAACAGCGCTTTGAGATAGAGGTTTACGAGTCGCCTGCTTTTGAACCTGGATGCATTCAGACGGACTTTGTCGAGCCCGTTCAGTTGATTGGCCTTACTTCTGAGGCCAATTACTCCATTGGAGAAGTCCAGAACATGATGGACATCATTGAACAGGAGATGAACATCAACGTGGAGCTAGCTCGAAAagaggagaccaagaatGAACACGATATCGTTAACGACAATACTGAAGAAGATACCGGCGATTCCGAGTACAGTGGAAACACCGAGCAGGAAGACACCGAGGATACCTACACTAGTCCTGAAGAAGACGGTGACTTCAAGTACAACCC
The Yarrowia lipolytica chromosome 1A, complete sequence genome window above contains:
- a CDS encoding uncharacterized protein (Compare to YALI0A15169g, no similarity); its protein translation is MSPSKYIVDTNEDSQEYDFLTMSVPVVSVSFEELLFGPDSLTEFLPLPKESPIDYSSIEPIPYVPENGSQLIVHSTNPICGRSEFQDFNHETDLSCTMPYAAHDTQLAHELLSRIARDYANIQCESESVRGILLSTYANPYTNLFDVAVQEQSHDDDDKHLYRYTCGRKDDIYSSVWYRNLIDGNERDGGERYCSPCNQWYNTRNHAWANHMTSVHGISAVTKTIYPFPSGVILGKSNKLKGWCPKCQEFVHLYIKKVGTVWTTWFRHQDAHIRKEMQDRRGGKICTPNNRRNSKKRSFEAVEAVEVEAAEVEKPLPSSSVDVSASNDVINFEFLHKKQRFEIEVYESPAFEPGCIQTDFVEPVQLIGLTSEANYSIGEVQNMMDIIEQEMNINVELARKEETKNEHDIVNDNTEEDTGDSEYSGNTEQEDTEDTYTSPEEDGDFKYNPFEGQFDNYDGLFGDYNF